The region TAGCGCCGAACACGGCGAGTAGGTTGCGCAGCAGGTTCAGCTCGAACGTGAATTCCGGCCCCGTGAAATAAAGACCTGTCGCCAGCGAAGCGGCGGCCAGGAGAACCGCGACCGTGAGACGGCCTGCATAGGGGTCGAGCGTCTTGAGGTCCACCTTGTGGAGAGCAAGGGCGATGCCGAGGGCGAAGCTGAACAGGATCGATTTCTTCTGCACAATAAACAGGGTCAGGTCAGGCCATGCGGTGATGATCAGCAGCACTGCCAGCGTCACCAAGGCGAAGCGTTTGACGAAGAATGCCAGAATAGGTGACAGGAGAATGCAGACGAACAGGTCCCGTAAGAAGTACAGGGGAACATTGACCGGAAGCTCTTCCAGGGCTGCGCCATGGCTGATGATTTCACGCGTCGTTGCGTTCCAGAGATCAGGGAAGTAACCCAAGCCGACTTCGAAACGCTGGAGCAGCAGCACGGCAAGAAACAGCGCGCCATTCCATAGGATGAACGGCAGCAAAACGGTCTTGGCCTTGGACTTCACCGTCGCCAGATAATCGAACGCCTGCATGCCACGACGAAACAGCAAATAGCCGGAAATCGCGCTCAGGCAGGGCACACCGATGCGAAACAGGGCATCGCCGAGAAACACGCGTATCCAATCAAAGAAACCGTACACCCCGAGAAATGGGCTCGTTTCAGGATTATGCGGCACGTGAACGAAAACGATGCCGGATATCAAAATAATGCGCATCAAATTGATGCGGGAAGATAGGTTCTGATCAAAAGTCACATCAGTTCCCCTTATTGGGCGGCGTCTCCCTTCACCGCGTTACAACCAGAGCGAACGTAAGCCCGATGCGGAGTCTGGTTTCCACTTTGGGATAAAATGTGGCGATGCGGGAAAAAGACAATTTGAAATATGAGGGGTAAATCTCTGGCGTGACACGACTTTCGTAACGTAATGAAACTCAAGTCGATGATTTTTAATCGTTTTTATTTCAACTGTTAACCGGTTTGATGACGACGGGCCGCTGTTGATAATCGTGTTTTATGCTGCGCTGCAAAACGAAATCCGAGATTTGCTCACAAACGCGTGAGGAAGGGTGTTCCAAAGCTGGCGGATTTGTGGCGAAATAAGGCTTGTAAAGGTTGCAGATATTACGCCACGGCCTGCTTGGCTTTCCGGTCTCGCACCATTCCGATGATTTTACGCAGCAGTGCACGTTCGGTCAGCAGAATCAGTACGGCATAAATCACGCCACCAGCGACGGCTCCGACTGCCACCTGCATATAGGCGTGTGGCAGGCTGTCGGCGAAGACGTACAGGATATAGCGGACCGCAAGCGCCATGACGAAGGACGCAATCATGGGGCGGCTGCTGATATAGAGGCCTTTCAGCAGCGGCATTTCGCTGGCCTTGAAAACGGCCCAGGAATAGGCAAACAGCGTGACGGCGTTGACGATGCAGAGCCACACCATCGCGTCGATCAGCGTGCCATAGATCGCGGCGAGCCAGACTGCGGCTGTCGTAACAACGGCACGGATCGTTGCCGACCAGAAGAGAACACGGCCGTAACCGGCACCCTTCAAATAGGGAATAAAGGTGCTGCACGGCGTCAATATTGCCTTGGAGAGTGCCAGCAAGCCAAGCACGGGCCAGGCGTAGGCCCAGTTTGGCCCGAAGATCACGAGCATCGCGGGTTCTGCAATCGCCCACAGGCCGAACATCATTGGTGCCAGCAATACTGTCAGCACCTGTGTGGAGAACATCAGCGCATCGCGGCGGCGCTGCTTGTCGTCCATCATGCGGCTGAAAGCGGGAAACAGCACACCCATGACGGCGGATAGGACGACCTGGTTGGGAATGCTGGCGAAGCGGTTGGACGCGGAGTAGGCACCCGCATCCGCAAGGCCGAGATAACGCGCGATGATGACCATGGGTGACTGGAAGGTCACGAAGTTGGCGATTTCCGAGCCCATCAAACCGGAGCTGAAGCCCAGCAGCGG is a window of Agrobacterium vaccinii DNA encoding:
- a CDS encoding lipopolysaccharide biosynthesis protein; translation: MPPAPSVKTITANVGWSVLSKTGTFGLKFVTVPILARLLTPEEFGVVAVGLTVVQFLTMIAGAGLTSALIVEKEEDMDTIHTVFWANLAISCTMAAILFFGAEFFGGLLGAVESAYLLRIMAFLIPLQLAGDVAYSLLARRMNFSKDAIWSMTSESAAAILAVGLALAGYGVWALIIQLFSAALIRLVGLYAVSRYKPAFVMKPKRLIPLLGFSSGLMGSEIANFVTFQSPMVIIARYLGLADAGAYSASNRFASIPNQVVLSAVMGVLFPAFSRMMDDKQRRRDALMFSTQVLTVLLAPMMFGLWAIAEPAMLVIFGPNWAYAWPVLGLLALSKAILTPCSTFIPYLKGAGYGRVLFWSATIRAVVTTAAVWLAAIYGTLIDAMVWLCIVNAVTLFAYSWAVFKASEMPLLKGLYISSRPMIASFVMALAVRYILYVFADSLPHAYMQVAVGAVAGGVIYAVLILLTERALLRKIIGMVRDRKAKQAVA
- a CDS encoding acyltransferase family protein, which codes for MTFDQNLSSRINLMRIILISGIVFVHVPHNPETSPFLGVYGFFDWIRVFLGDALFRIGVPCLSAISGYLLFRRGMQAFDYLATVKSKAKTVLLPFILWNGALFLAVLLLQRFEVGLGYFPDLWNATTREIISHGAALEELPVNVPLYFLRDLFVCILLSPILAFFVKRFALVTLAVLLIITAWPDLTLFIVQKKSILFSFALGIALALHKVDLKTLDPYAGRLTVAVLLAAASLATGLYFTGPEFTFELNLLRNLLAVFGAMGLWASSSLLIQSRTGRRLSETGSLSFWIFCAHYPLLVIMWMVWNRGGPDFYPAFYIGAVLLSFAILIVSNAQVRARLPTLYGVLTGSRSKKQKPLAPNSTSVKAAPAQPVPDTAYQRQR